A genome region from Arachis duranensis cultivar V14167 chromosome 8, aradu.V14167.gnm2.J7QH, whole genome shotgun sequence includes the following:
- the LOC107460713 gene encoding replication factor C subunit 3 (The sequence of the model RefSeq protein was modified relative to this genomic sequence to represent the inferred CDS: added 19 bases not found in genome assembly), with protein sequence MAETISPMEIDGNETLFPSSTDKGKRVFVAGNNSGNGKATPWVEKYRPQSLDDVAAHRDIISTIDRLTTENRLPHLLLYGPPGTGKTSTILAVARKLYGAQYHKMILELNASDDRGIDVVRQQIQDFASTQSLSFGAKASVKLVLLDEADAMTKDAQFALRRVIEKYTKSTRFALICNHVNKIIPALQSRCTRFRFAPLDEVHVTDRLKHVIKAEGLDVEDSGLAALVRLSNGDMRKALNILQSTHMASQQITEEAVYLCTGNPLPKDIEQISYWLLNEQFSESFKRIHEIKTRKGLALVDIVREVTMFVFKIKMPPDVRVQLINDLADIEYRLSFGCNDKLQLGSVIATFTRARSALVAAVK encoded by the exons ATGGCGGAGACTATCTCTCCCATGGAAATCGACGGCAACGAAACCCTTTTCCCTTCAAGTACCGACAAGGGTAAGAGGGTCTTCGTCGCCGGGAACAACTCCGGTAACGGCAAGGCCACTCCGTGGGTCGAGAAGTACCGCCCTCAGTCCCTTGACGACGTCGCTGCTCAC TTGATAGGCTGACTACTGAGAACAGATTGCCACATCTTCTACTATATGGTCCACCTGGCACGGGCAAAACTTCGACTATTCTTGCCGTGGCACGCAAACTCTATGGTGCGCAATACCACAAAATGATTTTGGAGCTCAATGCCTCTGATGACAGAGGAATTGATGTTGTACGCCAGCAGATTCAAGATTTTGCTAGCACCCAGAGCTTATCATTTGG TGCAAAGGCCTCAGTGAAATTGGTCTTGCTAGATGAAGCAGATGCCATGACAAAGGATGCCCAATTTGCATTACGTAGAG TGATTGAGAAATATACAAAAAGTACAAGGTTTGCACTTATCTGCAATCATGTAAATAAGATTATCCCTGCACTACAATCAAGGTGCACTCGATTTCGGTTTGCCCCTCTTGATGAAGTCCATGTCACTGATAGACTGAAGCATGTTATTAAAGCTGAAGG GCTTGATGTTGAAGACAGTGGCTTAGCTGCGCTTGTTCGGCTTAGCAATGGTGATATGAGAAAGGCTTTGAATATTCTTCAG TCAACGCATATGGCTTCTCAGCAGATAACAGAAGAAGCTGTATACCTGTGCACTGGAAATCCATTGCCCAAAGATATTGAGCAAATATCTTATTGGCTGCTAAATGAACAATTTTCAGAGAGTTTTAAAA GAATACATGAAATCAAGACAAGGAAAGGATTGGCCCTGGTAGATATTGTGAGAGAAGTGACAAT GTTTGTCTTTAAGATTAAGATGCCTCCAGATGTCCGAGTACAGTTGATTAATGATTTGGCAGACATAGA GTACAGATTAAGTTTTGGGTGCAATGACAAGCTTCAGCTTGGTTCAGTTATCGCTACGTTTACTCGAGCCAGATCTGCACTGGTTGCTGCTGTTAAATAG
- the LOC107460681 gene encoding uncharacterized protein LOC107460681, which translates to MENHGHYLSIRFWKPDFNSEKAEIDKIAACVRLPSLAIEYYEEQMLRQIGNIIGRTLRVDTYTVEKCRDKFVRLCVELDLIELLVAQYAINEVRYLVEYEGIHNICFACRMVEHKKQRCPKKVQNKPPGSTEQQHARMNQEGERMKNQQSREEDRGKKGKGKEVQEEQREAFGLWIIVQKTTRGRKTVKEGVGTVSGVDGETSKNGKKVVSGMKFVILNDEEATNANDGAMGPQEQNMERISIGPNINQNRPQQVEKSPNQNQKLANETPVSALPQPQKSQPNLGQDRLTLNKNLGQETHVSKTSKTHPNKNNTSNICAQVSNPQSNPNTFEHNLELDMEDSFIPETVNTNEEIEYNQEPELPNLNSINTELMVVVAKRVEEQL; encoded by the exons ATGGAAAATCATGGCCACTATCTCTCTATAAGATTTTGGAAGCCCGACTTTAATTCGGAGAAGGCGGAGATAGATAAGATTGCGGCGTGTGTGAGACTTCCCAGTTTAGCAATCGAGTATTATGAGGAACAGATGCTTAGACAAATCGGGAACATCATCGGCAGAACCCTTAGAGTAGACACCTACACGGTAGAGAAATGCAGAGACAAATTTGTGCGACTTTGTGTCGAGTTGGACCTCATTGAACTACTTGTAGCTCAATATGCCATCAATGAAGTCCGTTACTTAGTGGAGTACGAAGGAATTCATAACATATGCTTTGCATGCAGGATGGTCGAACATAAGAAGCAAAGATGCCCGAAAAAGGTTCAAAATAAGCCTCCTGGAAGCACTGaacagcaacatgcaaggatgAATCAAGAAGGTGAAAGGATGAAAAACCAACAAAGCAGGGAAGAAGACAGGGGTAAGAAGGGAAAGGGCAAAGAAGTCCAGGAGGAACAAAGAGAAGCCTTTGGACTATGGATAATTGTCCAAAAAACTACACGCGGCAGGAAAACGGTAAAAGAAGGTGTAGGTACAGTTAGTGGAGTGGATGGAGAGACaagcaaaaatggaaagaaagtgGTTAGTGGTATGAAGTTCGTTATTCTGAATGATGAGGAGGCTACGAATGCCAATGATGGTGCAATGGGACCACAGGAGCAAaatatggaaagaatttctaTAGGA CCTAACATAAACCAAAATAGACCCCAACAAGTAGAGAAAAGTCCAAACCAGAACCAAAAACTTGCAAACGAGACACCTGTCTCCGCACTACCTCAGCCCCAAAAATCGCAACCCAACCTAGGTCAAGATAGACTAACACTGAACAAAAACCTTGGCCAAGAAACTCATGTCTCTAAGACATCAAAGACCCATCCTAACAAGAACAATACAAGCAACATATGTGCACAAGTCAGTAACCCCCAAAGTAATCCCAACACATTTGAGCACAACCTGGAGTTAGATATGGAAGACTCTTTTATTCCAGAAACAGTTAACACAAATGAAGAGATAGAGTATAATCAAGAGCCAGAGCTTCCAAACCTCAATTCCATCAATACAGAGTTGATGGTTGTAGTAGCGAAGAGGGTGGAGGAGcaactataa